The Brevibacterium atlanticum genome segment GTGGCCGGGGAATCGGAGGAAGGGGGTTTCCTCCTCACCCTGCAACCGTATGTCGAAGTGCAGCGATCCGTCAGCCCCTCGGGTGGCGATGAGGCGTCGACGGTCGGCCTCGTCGAGTGAGGACAGGAGCGGGTCGGCGGCCAGCGCTTCGGTGTCCTCGGGCAGGTAGATTCTGGTGAAGAGGCGGCTGAGGAGGCCTCGGGCGAAGATGACGACGCTGATGAATGGGGCCTTGCCGGCCTCGGTGGTGCCGGGGTTGACGGTGGAGAAGCTGAACTCGCCCTCGGGGTCGACGGCGGCGCGACCGAAGCCGGTGAAGGTGAAGCCGTTGCGGCGCAGCGAACCCGTCTGACGGGGAACCTCGCCGTTCTCGTCGGGCTGCCAGATCTCGAGGATCGCGTCCGGGACTCGCTCGCCCGCACCGTCGTAGACGGCTCCGGTCAGCTGCACGGCCCGTGCGGAGCCGGCGGGCACGAGTTCGTTGTCGTGGTCATACGGCAGGGCATAGCCGTAGAACGGGCCGACGGTCTGGCCAGGGGTGGGTGTCAGGTCCGGGGTTCCGGTGAGATCAGTCATCGTCCTCTTCCTCCATCCAGGTCCGGTTGGCTCCGGTGAGCACGATGTCCCAGTTGTAGCCCATGAGGAATTCGTGCTCGGTGATGTTGTGGTCATACGTCGCGACCAGGCGGTCGCGGGCCTTCTGGTCGGTGATCGACTGGTAGATCGGGTCGAGGGCGAAGAGCGGATCCCCGGGGAAGTACATCTGGGTGATCATGCGCTGGGTGAACTCGGATCCGAAGAGTGAGAAGTGGATGTGGGCGGGCCGCCACGCGTTGTGGTGGTTCTTCCACGGGTAGGGGCCCGGCTTGATCGTGGTGAACGAATACTCGCCGTTCGGCCCGGTCAGAGTGCGACCGACGCCGGTGAAGTTCGGGTCGATCGGGGCCGGGTGCTGGTCGCGCTTGTGGATGTAGCGGCCGGCCGAGTTCGCCTGCCAGATCTCGACGAGCTGGCCCTTCACAGGTCGGCCGTCACCGTCGAGGACGCGTCCGGTGACACGGATGCGCTCGCCGATGGGCTCGCCGTCGGCCTGGATCGTCAGGTCCGATTCGAGGGTTCCGATGTCGCGGTGGCCGAAGGCGGGGGAGAAGAGTTCGATCGTCTCCGGGTCGGTGTGACGGGGATCCTTCGTCGGGTGGCGCAGGATCGATGACCGGTAGGGCCGGTAGTCCAGGCGCGGCTGGGTCTCGGGCTTCTTCCCGGCGGCCACCTCCTGCTTGTACTGCGATTCGATGCTGTCGATCTCCGCGGACAGGGTCGCCTGGGATTCGGCGGCGTCATCGGGACCCTTCACTGCCTCGTTGATGACGGTCGGGGAATCGAAAGCCTCGGTGGGCTCATCGGTGTCCGAGGTCTGGTGCTGACTCATCGTCGAACCTTTCTCTTGTGGTGCTGATATGTGTGTGGGGTGCGCGGGCTGGGTGGGGGAGCGGCTCAGCCGTGCGGCCACCCTGTGTAGCACTCGGCCAGGTAGCGCCGCCCGTGCTCGGAATCGAGGATGGAATGGAGCTCGCCGAGGCTGCGCTTCGTTTCGAATGCGTCCTGACTGGGGTCGGTGTGGAGCATCCGGGTCATCTGGTAGGAGAAGTTCTGCGCCTTCCAGACCCGCTTGGTCGCGGTCTGCGAGTAGGCGGCAAGCGCCTCGGTGTCGGATTCCCTGATTGCTGTGATGAGAGCCGGAGCAAGCACGGAGACGTCGGCGAAGGCGAGGTTGAGACCCTTCGCGCCGGTCGGTGGGACGGTGTGTGCGCTGTCGCCGGCGAGGAAGAGGGAACCGTGCTGCATCGGCTCGGTCACTGCCGAACGGAACGGAAGGACGGTCTTGTCGATGATCGACCCGGTCTTGAGTTCGAAGCCGTCGGGTCCGTCGACGCGCTGCTGGAGTTCGGACCAGATGCGGTCGTCGGACCAGTCGTCGACATCCGTGTCAGGCGAGGTCTGGAAGTACATGCGTTGGACGGCGTCGCTGCGCTGGGAGATGAGGGCGAAGCCGTGGTCGGAGCGGGAGTAGATGAGGACTTCATGGCTGGGTGGAGCTTCGCAGAGGATGCCGAACCAGGCGAAGGGGTATTCGTGGAAGAAGCGCTGGCGGGTGCCCTCGGGGATCATCGCGCGACAGGGGCCGCGGGAACCGTCGGAGCCGACGATGTAACGGGCGGTGACGCGCAGCTCTTCGCCGTCTGCGGTGGTGGCCGTGACCCAGGGCGTCTCGGATTCGATATCGCCGAGGCGGGTGTCCGTGACCGAGTAGAAGATGGGTTCGCCTGTGCGTTCGCGGGCGGCGGCGAGATCGACGAAGATCTCGTTCTGCGGGTAGAGCCAGACGGATTCGCCGACGAGTTCGGGGAAGTCGAAGGCGTGGGAGATGCCGTTGACGCGGATGTCGATGCCGTCATGTCGGTGGCCCGAGGTGTGGACGCGGGATTCGACGCCGGCGGATTCGAGCATCCGCACGGATCCTGCTTCGAGGATCCCGGCGCGGTGGGTGTGCGCGATGTCGTCGTGACTGCGGTTGTCGATGACGACGGATTCGATGCCGGCATTGTGCAGCAGGTGGGCGAGCATGAGCCCTGCGGGTCCTGCGCCGACGATCGCGACGTCTGTCTGAAGTTCTGGCACCGTGGCCTCCTTGCCTACTCTCGTCTCTTCAGTGTGCGCCTGGTCACTGACACGGTGCGATGGCGTTCTCAATGAATGAGAGGTTGGGTGCTGAGGCGGGTGGTGCTGGTGATGTGGTCGTCCGGAGGGTTGTCCTCGTGGTTACTTTTCTATAACAGATCACAGAAGTGATGAAGAAAAGTTCTTCGAAAGTAATTCATCGGTCATCATGAAGTCATTCCCCACCACTCTTCATTGTGATCGGTGCTCATGCACCCCTGGACTAGGAGTCTCCGTGACCGCTTCCACAACCCGCTCTCGCAAGTTCAAAGCCATCCTCGCCGGCGGCATCGTCCTCGGCATCGGTGCGGCAGTGACCCTCGCTGCCTGGACCGACGACGAATGGGCCGAAGGTGTCTTCGGCGCCGGTTCGTTCAATGTCGAGGGCAGTACGGACGGTACAGCCTTCACCGACCACGAGAGCGCGGATGGTGCGGCATCCCTGGACTTCGAACTCCCGGCCAGTGACAACCTGTCTCCCGGGGATGCCGTGGCTGCTCCGTTCGTGCTTCGTCTCGATGAATCCACCACATACGACGCGACGGTCGACCTCACCAGCGCGGCCGGAACGGGATCCAATGCGACCAACCTGTCCTACGGGATCGTTCAGGTCGCGAATGCCGGAGCCTGCACTGTCGGTGCAGCCGGTACACAGATCGTTCCCTCCGGCACCCCACTGAGTTCAACGACGGGGAAGCAGGGCTTCAGCCTCACGGCCGGTGCCGACGATGCGGCGGGCGAGCCCGTGACACTGTGTTTCACAGTCACCGCGGGCAACGACCTCACCGAGGGCGAGAACGCGACCGCGCAATGGCAGTTCACCGCAACTTCGGTCGACTGACCGTGTCGAGCTGATCGATGCACCTCTCATTGTCGCGACTGCGCCTTCTCTTCTCAGGAGGGCGGGCACCGTCGAGTGCCCGCCCGCCGAGTCGACGGCAGATGCGACAGCGGCGTCGGCTGCGCAACCAACGCATCAAAGCGATTCTCGCCGGTGGGCTCGTCTTCGGCGTCGGTTCGGCTGCGACCGTTGCCGCGTGGACGGACAGCGAGAACACTGAGGGCTCGTTCGCCGCGGGCACGTTCGATATCGAACTGTCGATCGATAGCCAGTGGACCAGCACCAATGAGATGACCTTCGATGCCGCGCCGATGTTTCCGGGATCGAAGGTCTACGCTCCCGTGTTTGTGAGGACCAGCCCGGACACGACAATTGGGGGCGCTCTCACCGTCAAGGGCAATGGAATCGGGTCCCCGAATGCCATGGCGAATGCTCTGGTCTATCGGGCTGTCACACAGGAGATCACCAGCGGTGAGGTCGGCGGATATGCCTGCGACGAGGGCAGATTCACCGGCTCGGCGGCTTATGCCTTCGGCGGAGCGTCGAGCACCGTCGGGCTGAAGTCTCCGATCACCAGCCCGAATGAGCCGACACTCGATTCGGTCGGAGGTTCGATCCAGGCCTATTGCTTCGAAGTGAGCCTTCCGAGTGATGCCTCGACCAACGCGCAGGGACAGTCGGCAACACACACGTGGACTTTCGAAGCCGAGTCCGTCTCTCCGGAGAATTGATCATGGCGAGTAAGCGGAACGTCAGCGCGTGGATGGGCGGAGTTGTGCTCAACATCCTCGCCGTTCTCGGAGTGGTGTGCATCGTTCTCGTCATCCTCAGCGTCGTCTTCAATGTTTCGATCATGATGTTCAAGACCGGGTCGATGAGCCCGACTATTCCGGCTGGGTCGATCGCCGTCGTCCGGGAGACCCCAGCTGCACAGATGAAGGTCGGTGACGTGGTCACCGTCGACCGTGGGGAGAAGATCCTGCCGGTCACCCACCGGGTGGTCTCCATCCTCGACACGGATGCCCAGACGGGGAGAGTCGCGTTCGAACTGCGCGGTGACGCCAATGAGGAGAAGGACCCGGAGCCGTACACGGCGACGACTGTGCGCACGGTGATGTTCTCGATTCCCGGGGTCGCACCGATTCTCCAGCAGTGGCGCAACCCGTTCCTGCTCGGAGGCATCACGATCGCGGCGAGCCTCCTCGTCGTGTGGGCATTCTGGCCACGGCGTGGTGATGAATTGGATGGGCTCGACCGATTGCGAGCCGCCCCGCGCTCGCCCAAGCACGCCGTGGCAGCTCCTCTCATCGTCGCGCTGCTTCTCGGTGGAGGAGTCTCAGGGGACGGATTCGGAGTCGACGCGCTTGCGAGCGGAAGCGTAGGAAGTGTCTCAGCCCAGTCCACGTCGGAGGTTCACGGTCAGTATCTGCGATTGCGGGCCTTCGGCGACGACACGAAGATGCTCGGTCTCAGCCCGGGTGCATCAGCGAATTGGACCGTCGACGTGTGGGTCGAGGATGCCGATCCCGGTACGGTCGACCTCGAGATCGGTGCGGGACAAGTAACTGAACCGCTCGCCTCGGCGCTGGTTGTCGATGTGCACAGCTGCGATCGGACCGCGATCGACGAAGGGTGCCCGGAGGGATCGCAGAGCTTGCTGAGAGGAGTGCCACTGACCGACTTGGGTCGTGTGCCGGACGATAATCGAGTGCTCGACGAGATGCCGAGTGATGACGAACGCCGCATCGATGTCACCGTCTCGCTGCTGCCCGATGCCGACGTGAAGGAGGTCGAAGGGCAGACGAGCAGCGTCAGAATCACCGCCTTGGGACAGGGGGAGGAGCTCTCCGTGGGGCCAGGGGAGCCGGGGCCGGACAATCCGGGCGAAGCTGACGCAGGGTCCGACGGGTCGGGCTCGGACGATCCCGGTGCAGAACGGCCTGGTGGGTCGGGAGAACTGCCGTGGACCGGCATCGACGGATGGCAGTGGTTCCTGTTGGCTGCGTTCGTGCTCATCCTCGTGGGGTCAGTTGCCGTCTCGCGGACGCGGAGGTCGAGGCAGCCATGACTCGAACGGTTTCTTGGAAACGAGTCCGAATCGTTCTCGCTGTAGTCGCGCTGTCGGCGATCGTCCTCGTGCCTTCGGTGGTCAATGGGACCGTCGCTGGGTGGAAGGACGACGAAACGAGTGCAGGACAGTTCAAAGCCGGCACGGTTCCGGCACCAGTATTGACCAGGGACTGCACCTACATACCGGGAGTCCTCGGACTCGGTGCTCGCGTTCGAATCTTCTGGAAACCACCGGTCGGTTATCAACTCAGCAATATCGACGTCACTGCATCGACCAGCGGCCTCGGCTCCGTTCTGGCTCCGATCACGGGGTTCAGCCTTGCGTCGAACACCACGTCGAATGGTGACGGCTCCTATACGACAGATGTCCCCACAAATCTCCTCGGCGGATTGCTGGGTCTCGGTTCAGAACTGGAGATAGCCTTCCAGGCCCGGCACGAGACTGGGTGGATATCTGTGCCCGCCTCCGTAGCGAGCAACGCTGGGCTGATCGGTGGACTCGGTGGAAACTGTCGCAACCTCCCGTGATCCGATTCGGCCGACATGTTTGAGTATGGCTGGTCGCGGCTCCGGACGAGTGGCGTCAGTGCCAGAAGGAAGAGCTCGGGGCGCCCTCCTGAAAGGACACCCCGAGCTCGATGCCAGCTATGCCGCTCCACCTCACGGAGCCGGGTTGATCACCCGTCCCCAGGTGGACTTGTTGCCCCAGATGTTCTGGCGCAGGCCCTCGAGCTGGAGGATCTGCGAGTGGTCGACGAACAGGTTGCATTCGTTTCCGTAGTTCTTGATGTACCACTCGAAGACCGGGCCGTCCGCGGCTTCGAACATGACGTTCTCCAGCCCCAGCCCGTTGATGATCGAGGCAGCCGCGGCGGTGTTCCACTCATCGACGTTCTCCGTGATGCCCTCGGACTCGATCATGATGATCGAAGCCCCGGCATCCAGGGCACGCTTGCCGCGGTCGACGAGGTCGCCGATGTCCTTCGCGGACTCCGCTGCCAGCTCGGCCTCACCCGAGTCTCCGCCGGAGCCGATCTGGATGCCCAGTTCCGGCTTCGCCTTCAGCCCGGCCTTGACGACCTTCTCGACCAGCCGCTCGAGACCTGAGGTCGGCAGCATGATGAAGCCGGTCGAAATCTCGATGACGTCGAAGCCGACCTCTTTAGCCTCCTTGAGGTACTGGTCGACAGCGTCGTCTCCGTAGCGCAGGACCGTCTCGATCCAGCCGCCCGAAGACACATACGCCCCGTTCTCATGGGCGATGTCGCTGAAGGCCTTCACCTGGTCGGCAGGGACGAGCGAGAACGATCCGCCCGCCCACTTGATGCCGTCGACCCACTGTCCGGCGACGTCGAAGACGTCCTGAAGATGCCGGGTGCCGAAGGTCGAATAGTAGGGTGCGCGGATCTCGGTCATCCCGATGGTGCGGGGCTTGGCCGGGCGGTAGGCGCGGGGAACGAAGTTCATGGACACATCGAAATCGATGGCGTTCGACATGGTGATTCCTTTCTTCGGATGCCGACGATTCGTCGGCGGGTTTGCCGACCTCCTGTCGGCAGGGGTGCCGGGATCTCCGGCGGGTGACGCAGCCTCAGCTGCGAGTCTGGCGGACCTGAGCCAGCACTCGGGTGAGCTCGCGGACCTGATGGTTCTCAAGATCGCGGACGAGGTCGGCGATCTCATCACGCAGCTCCGCCTCGGCGAAAGGGGAGGTCAGGGCGTCGAACTTCCGACGCGCGCCTTCCCAGTCGAGGGGATTCGTGGTGAAGCCCTCGTAGTCATCGGTGCTCGCGCGGAACTGCGTCCCATCGCCGAGGGTGACGACCAGGTCGGCGCACATGTGCTCGGGGAAGCGATCGCTGAACTCCGGCGAGGGCGTGATCGTCACCTTGTGCATGAGGTCCTGCACATCGTCATCGACGATGCGCTCCGGCTCGTACTGGGCCGGGTTGAGCTCCCCGTCGAGGAGGACGACCGCGACCATCCACGGCAGCGAATGATCCGCCTCCTCCTTCGTTCGGATCGAGCGCTTGTCGCCCTCTTCGCCGCCGCCGATGATCGAATAGGCGACGTCGAAGGTCGTCAACTCCACGCTGGCGATGGCATCGGCACGGAAGCCTTCCTGACGTCGGATCTCCTGCGCGGCGTCGAGTGCCGACTGCGAGTGGATCTCCGCATTGTGCTTCTTGATGATCGTGCCCGTGACCTTCTCGAGGTCCTCTCTCGACCAATCGAGGTCGAAGTCCCCGGCCAGGGCCTTGAAGCCCTTGTTGCCCTCGAAGACCTCGGCCGGGCCGGTGATTCCGTGTGCGGCGAGCAGGGCGTCGAAGACTCCCTCCTTCGACACGTGCGGATACGCCAGGCCCTTCCAATGGCTGAGGTCCCCGGTCCGGGTCACGCGCAGCGCCACATTCGCTGTGCCGGCCATGGCAGCGGCGTTCGCGATCTGCTCCGGGCTCAGACCCAGGGCCTTCGCCGAGGCGGCGCCGGCGGCGAACGCGCCTTGCGTCGTATGGTCGAAGCCCAGGTCACGGACCGGAGCGACGTCCGAGAGACGCGCGTGGATCTGGTAGGCCACGGCGAAGGCCGTGAGGAAGTCCTCACCGCTGGCATCGGCGTGCTCGGCGGCGGCGAGGACCGCGCCCATATTGTCCGAGGGGTGATTCGTCTCGCCCTTGGCCAGGTAGGCATCCATGAAATCGAGATACCTGCTCAGGGCCGAGTTGTAGAACGCCGCATGGTCCGGACTGGCGTGGCCGCCGCCGATGAGTGTGGCGCCGTGCCCGGCGTCGAGATCCTCGATGAGAGATCTGATCTCCTGCAGCGGGGGAGCGTCGAGGGCGCCGATGGCGACGCCGATCGTGTCGAGAACGCGGATCTTCAGCTGTTCGAGAGCCTGCTCGATGAGCATGTCCAGCGAGGCCCGGTCGACGAATTCTGCGAGTGACTGGACTTCTGTCTGTGCTGCCTCCGCTGTCGCTGTCTGAGCTGCGCGGGGCGTGATTGTCGTTGTCATTGTGACCTCTCCTAGTTAGGTTAGGTATTCCTAAGCATGCGCTCGAAAGTATCTTGACGTCAAGATACTTTTAGTGAGATCCATGTCACATCGAGGCCGCTGCGTGGTGGTGCGCGCGATTACGGTTGACGGAATCTGGATTGTTGAGCAAAATGGGCCGTTGTTGTGGTCGCCTGCGACCCTGTCTCACAGAGAAAGCGGTTCTATGATCATCACCGGACTCGTCGTCGGACTGGTTCTCGGCTTCGTCTTCCAGCGCGGACGCTTCTGTGTCACAGGGGCGTTCCGTGACCTCACCCTGACGGGGAACACGCGCTGGTTCTCCGCGCTCATCGTGCT includes the following:
- a CDS encoding signal peptidase I is translated as MASKRNVSAWMGGVVLNILAVLGVVCIVLVILSVVFNVSIMMFKTGSMSPTIPAGSIAVVRETPAAQMKVGDVVTVDRGEKILPVTHRVVSILDTDAQTGRVAFELRGDANEEKDPEPYTATTVRTVMFSIPGVAPILQQWRNPFLLGGITIAASLLVVWAFWPRRGDELDGLDRLRAAPRSPKHAVAAPLIVALLLGGGVSGDGFGVDALASGSVGSVSAQSTSEVHGQYLRLRAFGDDTKMLGLSPGASANWTVDVWVEDADPGTVDLEIGAGQVTEPLASALVVDVHSCDRTAIDEGCPEGSQSLLRGVPLTDLGRVPDDNRVLDEMPSDDERRIDVTVSLLPDADVKEVEGQTSSVRITALGQGEELSVGPGEPGPDNPGEADAGSDGSGSDDPGAERPGGSGELPWTGIDGWQWFLLAAFVLILVGSVAVSRTRRSRQP
- a CDS encoding SipW-dependent-type signal peptide-containing protein, translating into MTASTTRSRKFKAILAGGIVLGIGAAVTLAAWTDDEWAEGVFGAGSFNVEGSTDGTAFTDHESADGAASLDFELPASDNLSPGDAVAAPFVLRLDESTTYDATVDLTSAAGTGSNATNLSYGIVQVANAGACTVGAAGTQIVPSGTPLSSTTGKQGFSLTAGADDAAGEPVTLCFTVTAGNDLTEGENATAQWQFTATSVD
- a CDS encoding MmgE/PrpD family protein, with protein sequence MTTTITPRAAQTATAEAAQTEVQSLAEFVDRASLDMLIEQALEQLKIRVLDTIGVAIGALDAPPLQEIRSLIEDLDAGHGATLIGGGHASPDHAAFYNSALSRYLDFMDAYLAKGETNHPSDNMGAVLAAAEHADASGEDFLTAFAVAYQIHARLSDVAPVRDLGFDHTTQGAFAAGAASAKALGLSPEQIANAAAMAGTANVALRVTRTGDLSHWKGLAYPHVSKEGVFDALLAAHGITGPAEVFEGNKGFKALAGDFDLDWSREDLEKVTGTIIKKHNAEIHSQSALDAAQEIRRQEGFRADAIASVELTTFDVAYSIIGGGEEGDKRSIRTKEEADHSLPWMVAVVLLDGELNPAQYEPERIVDDDVQDLMHKVTITPSPEFSDRFPEHMCADLVVTLGDGTQFRASTDDYEGFTTNPLDWEGARRKFDALTSPFAEAELRDEIADLVRDLENHQVRELTRVLAQVRQTRS
- the pcaH gene encoding protocatechuate 3,4-dioxygenase subunit beta, which codes for MSQHQTSDTDEPTEAFDSPTVINEAVKGPDDAAESQATLSAEIDSIESQYKQEVAAGKKPETQPRLDYRPYRSSILRHPTKDPRHTDPETIELFSPAFGHRDIGTLESDLTIQADGEPIGERIRVTGRVLDGDGRPVKGQLVEIWQANSAGRYIHKRDQHPAPIDPNFTGVGRTLTGPNGEYSFTTIKPGPYPWKNHHNAWRPAHIHFSLFGSEFTQRMITQMYFPGDPLFALDPIYQSITDQKARDRLVATYDHNITEHEFLMGYNWDIVLTGANRTWMEEEDDD
- a CDS encoding phosphosulfolactate synthase, which translates into the protein MSNAIDFDVSMNFVPRAYRPAKPRTIGMTEIRAPYYSTFGTRHLQDVFDVAGQWVDGIKWAGGSFSLVPADQVKAFSDIAHENGAYVSSGGWIETVLRYGDDAVDQYLKEAKEVGFDVIEISTGFIMLPTSGLERLVEKVVKAGLKAKPELGIQIGSGGDSGEAELAAESAKDIGDLVDRGKRALDAGASIIMIESEGITENVDEWNTAAAASIINGLGLENVMFEAADGPVFEWYIKNYGNECNLFVDHSQILQLEGLRQNIWGNKSTWGRVINPAP
- a CDS encoding SipW-dependent-type signal peptide-containing protein, which produces MRQRRRLRNQRIKAILAGGLVFGVGSAATVAAWTDSENTEGSFAAGTFDIELSIDSQWTSTNEMTFDAAPMFPGSKVYAPVFVRTSPDTTIGGALTVKGNGIGSPNAMANALVYRAVTQEITSGEVGGYACDEGRFTGSAAYAFGGASSTVGLKSPITSPNEPTLDSVGGSIQAYCFEVSLPSDASTNAQGQSATHTWTFEAESVSPEN
- a CDS encoding 4-hydroxybenzoate 3-monooxygenase; this translates as MPELQTDVAIVGAGPAGLMLAHLLHNAGIESVVIDNRSHDDIAHTHRAGILEAGSVRMLESAGVESRVHTSGHRHDGIDIRVNGISHAFDFPELVGESVWLYPQNEIFVDLAAARERTGEPIFYSVTDTRLGDIESETPWVTATTADGEELRVTARYIVGSDGSRGPCRAMIPEGTRQRFFHEYPFAWFGILCEAPPSHEVLIYSRSDHGFALISQRSDAVQRMYFQTSPDTDVDDWSDDRIWSELQQRVDGPDGFELKTGSIIDKTVLPFRSAVTEPMQHGSLFLAGDSAHTVPPTGAKGLNLAFADVSVLAPALITAIRESDTEALAAYSQTATKRVWKAQNFSYQMTRMLHTDPSQDAFETKRSLGELHSILDSEHGRRYLAECYTGWPHG
- the pcaG gene encoding protocatechuate 3,4-dioxygenase subunit alpha encodes the protein MTDLTGTPDLTPTPGQTVGPFYGYALPYDHDNELVPAGSARAVQLTGAVYDGAGERVPDAILEIWQPDENGEVPRQTGSLRRNGFTFTGFGRAAVDPEGEFSFSTVNPGTTEAGKAPFISVVIFARGLLSRLFTRIYLPEDTEALAADPLLSSLDEADRRRLIATRGADGSLHFDIRLQGEEETPFLRFPGHED